A genomic segment from Gorilla gorilla gorilla isolate KB3781 chromosome 3, NHGRI_mGorGor1-v2.1_pri, whole genome shotgun sequence encodes:
- the LOC101131917 gene encoding metallothionein-2-like: MDPSCSCAAGDSCTCAGSCKCKECKCTSCTKSCCSCCPVGCAKCAQGCICKAPSDKCSCCA, from the coding sequence ATGGATCCCAGTTGCTCCTGTGCCGCCGGTGACTCCTGCACCTGCGCCGGCTCCTGCAAGTGCAAAGAGTGCAAATGCACCTCCTGCACGAAAAGCTGCTGCTCCTGCTGTCCTGTGGGCTGTGCCAAGTGTGCCCAGGGCTGCATCTGCAAAGCGCCGTCGGACAAGTGCAGCTGCTGTGCCTGA